The following proteins are co-located in the Planctomycetia bacterium genome:
- a CDS encoding NAD(P)-dependent oxidoreductase: MKVLITGASGLVGGAIARHLIQAGHDVTCLVNNQNVELRCDYVTGRLGDASLVQKVLSNSPRCDAIIHAAAKISYDNTHPEIITTNIIGTEQLIQLARKWHSKTFVYLSSIGVIGKPVYHPITEDHPVNPLSLYHASKLFGEHLVLLQSDIPSRVILRLTAPVGVHMPQQRILPAFVKNAIQHLPLQIQGSGERQQNYVDVRDITQCVCNALSYTGTGIFNLGGSDCISNLKLARLCIELLNSKSTIEHSSTADPAPDEVWNVSIDRAKKQLNYQPQFDIRSVIRQLADYYAH; this comes from the coding sequence GTGAAAGTCCTGATTACAGGCGCATCTGGTCTGGTCGGTGGGGCCATTGCCAGGCATTTGATACAAGCTGGACATGATGTTACTTGTCTTGTGAATAATCAAAATGTTGAGCTGCGTTGTGATTATGTAACTGGAAGACTGGGCGATGCATCCTTAGTTCAGAAAGTCCTCTCTAACAGTCCACGCTGCGATGCCATAATTCATGCTGCAGCAAAGATCAGCTACGACAACACACATCCTGAAATCATCACTACGAATATTATCGGCACCGAGCAGTTGATCCAACTTGCAAGGAAGTGGCACTCAAAGACGTTTGTTTACCTGTCATCGATTGGTGTAATTGGAAAGCCAGTGTACCATCCCATCACTGAAGATCACCCTGTGAATCCGCTCAGCCTGTACCATGCATCCAAACTGTTTGGCGAGCACTTGGTCCTGCTCCAATCAGATATTCCTTCACGCGTAATCTTGAGGCTGACAGCACCGGTAGGTGTTCACATGCCTCAACAGCGGATTCTGCCAGCGTTTGTCAAAAATGCCATTCAACATTTGCCTCTGCAAATTCAAGGCAGTGGTGAAAGACAACAGAACTATGTTGATGTTCGCGACATTACACAATGCGTCTGCAACGCACTTTCGTACACTGGCACAGGCATTTTCAACCTGGGCGGCAGCGATTGTATCTCAAACCTGAAATTGGCCAGGTTATGTATTGAACTACTAAACTCAAAATCAACAATTGAGCATTCCTCAACAGCTGACCCGGCACCCGACGAAGTATGGAATGTGTCGATTGATCGTGCGAAAAAACAGCTGAATTATCAGCCTCAATTCGATATCCGCTCAGTCATTAGGCAACTTGCAGATTATTATGCTCATTAG
- a CDS encoding GNAT family N-acetyltransferase: MLMQAGESEPWQLLYWDTNLFGIRIARILQPLTEVELQAYLLWAQSHDIECTYYDCPIEHVDAIHLAQHYSFQFVDMRVLLKRSMKISVPSHASDNEIRSARDSDIEKLQALSVELHKDTRFFADRRFPVAQARELYAIWMRNECAATDGVVWVKVDENDSPIGYLTCKAQGELGTIGLFGVASQYQGKGIGQALLRKGLGWFNEQKCQRVQVVTQGRNTGALASYCMQQFLIIKQSVWLHRWTQSTGSS; the protein is encoded by the coding sequence ATGCTGATGCAAGCTGGTGAGAGTGAACCCTGGCAACTCCTCTACTGGGATACCAATTTGTTTGGTATCCGTATTGCCCGCATTCTGCAGCCATTGACCGAAGTTGAGTTGCAGGCCTATCTGCTCTGGGCTCAATCGCACGATATTGAATGCACGTATTACGATTGCCCCATCGAACACGTTGACGCTATTCATCTTGCTCAACACTACAGCTTTCAGTTTGTTGATATGCGGGTATTGCTGAAGCGATCGATGAAAATCTCCGTTCCTTCGCATGCATCAGATAATGAAATCCGATCCGCACGTGATTCTGATATCGAGAAACTGCAGGCTCTATCCGTCGAGTTGCATAAGGATACCAGGTTTTTTGCTGATCGTCGTTTTCCAGTTGCCCAGGCTCGTGAACTCTATGCCATCTGGATGAGAAATGAATGTGCTGCAACCGACGGAGTTGTTTGGGTGAAAGTTGATGAGAACGATTCGCCCATTGGTTACCTGACCTGCAAAGCCCAGGGCGAGCTTGGCACTATTGGTCTATTTGGAGTCGCTTCGCAATATCAGGGGAAAGGAATTGGGCAAGCGTTATTACGAAAAGGGTTAGGTTGGTTTAATGAACAGAAATGCCAGAGAGTGCAGGTAGTAACGCAAGGCAGGAATACAGGAGCTTTGGCCAGTTACTGCATGCAGCAGTTCCTTATCATCAAGCAATCGGTCTGGCTTCATCGTTGGACGCAATCGACAGGCAGTTCATGA
- a CDS encoding class I SAM-dependent methyltransferase, with the protein MKSIADLSSQLQFDEHGIWRSQRSHQLSYPEEGNQLYYQLEDTSFWFQHRNQVLCEIVKQFPPAGTFFDIGGGNGCVANALQTQGLEVILLEPGPAGALNARKRGVQQVICSTLEDAGLAEASIPAAGLFDVIEHINDDQSLMKYLRTRMMTGGLLYITVPAFSMLWSHEDVEAGHFRRFTLSRLKKLIEQTGYQVEYSTYFFSFLTIPIFLLRSIPSAIGFRKQSKSEKVQEEHRPRSGFIGKWMDRSRQKELQRIHQKKTLFWGSSCLLVARAV; encoded by the coding sequence ATGAAATCCATTGCAGATCTCTCTTCACAACTTCAATTCGATGAACATGGCATCTGGCGAAGCCAGCGTTCACATCAGCTATCCTATCCTGAAGAAGGTAATCAACTGTATTACCAACTCGAAGACACTTCATTCTGGTTTCAACATCGCAATCAGGTCTTGTGCGAAATCGTGAAGCAATTCCCGCCTGCAGGTACATTCTTCGACATCGGCGGAGGAAATGGCTGTGTTGCCAATGCACTTCAGACGCAAGGACTGGAAGTCATTCTGTTGGAACCGGGGCCTGCCGGTGCATTGAATGCCAGAAAACGGGGTGTCCAACAGGTTATTTGTTCTACGCTGGAAGATGCTGGATTGGCTGAAGCCAGTATTCCAGCTGCAGGTCTATTTGATGTCATCGAGCATATCAATGATGATCAATCTTTGATGAAATATCTACGCACTCGCATGATGACAGGTGGCTTACTTTACATCACCGTGCCTGCATTCAGCATGCTTTGGTCGCACGAGGATGTTGAAGCTGGTCATTTCAGGCGATTTACTCTTTCACGACTTAAAAAACTAATTGAACAAACTGGCTATCAAGTTGAATACTCTACTTACTTTTTCAGTTTTCTGACAATTCCCATTTTCCTGCTCCGATCCATACCTTCAGCCATTGGTTTTCGTAAACAAAGCAAATCAGAGAAGGTTCAAGAGGAACACCGCCCTCGATCGGGATTTATCGGAAAATGGATGGATCGGTCGCGACAGAAGGAACTTCAACGCATCCACCAGAAGAAAACACTTTTCTGGGGCAGCAGTTGCCTTCTGGTTGCCCGTGCCGTTTAG
- the rffA gene encoding dTDP-4-amino-4,6-dideoxygalactose transaminase, with the protein MSHEQLITFNRSSTIGKEFQYIAETLLVGQIAGDQTFTRKCHQLFESKLGVAKALLTTSCTHALEMSALLLNIQPGDEVIVPAFTFVSTANAFALRGARIVFADIRPDTINLDEQQLTRLITPRTKALVVVHYAGVACAMEPILAICRKHGISVVEDNAHGLFGRYQGKPLGTLGCLSTLSFHETKNFTCGEGGALLINDPQYIERAEIIREKGTNRSRFFRGQVDKYTWVDVGSSYLISDVLAAFLFAQLERSEEIQSKRRVIWNRYNSELQDWASKHHVQLPHVPEDCDQAYHMYYLVMPSLEKRQSLIAYLRSHNIISVFHYQSLHLSDMGKKYGGKPGDCPVTERMSDCLLRLPFFNDMSVDQQFRVINAIKQWK; encoded by the coding sequence ATGTCGCATGAGCAACTGATAACTTTTAATCGCTCTTCCACCATTGGCAAAGAATTCCAGTACATTGCCGAGACCCTGCTGGTAGGACAGATTGCAGGCGACCAGACCTTCACCAGAAAATGTCATCAACTGTTCGAATCCAAACTCGGTGTTGCCAAAGCATTGCTCACCACATCCTGCACCCATGCACTGGAAATGTCAGCACTGCTGCTGAATATTCAACCAGGCGATGAAGTGATCGTTCCGGCTTTTACCTTTGTGTCAACAGCCAATGCCTTTGCATTACGTGGCGCTAGAATTGTTTTTGCAGATATCAGACCGGATACCATCAATCTGGACGAACAGCAACTTACCCGATTGATTACACCCAGAACCAAAGCACTGGTTGTCGTGCATTATGCCGGTGTTGCCTGTGCTATGGAACCAATCCTGGCTATTTGTCGCAAGCATGGTATCTCTGTTGTTGAAGACAATGCCCACGGATTGTTTGGCCGTTACCAAGGCAAGCCACTCGGTACGCTGGGCTGCCTGTCAACGCTCAGCTTTCACGAGACGAAGAACTTTACTTGTGGTGAAGGCGGAGCATTATTGATTAACGATCCTCAATACATCGAGCGTGCTGAGATCATCCGTGAAAAGGGTACCAACCGAAGTCGGTTCTTTCGCGGGCAGGTCGATAAGTATACCTGGGTAGACGTCGGCTCCAGTTATTTGATCTCCGACGTCCTGGCTGCGTTCCTTTTTGCACAACTTGAGCGATCAGAAGAAATTCAGTCTAAACGTCGGGTGATCTGGAATCGTTACAACAGCGAACTGCAGGATTGGGCCAGTAAGCATCACGTCCAACTGCCCCATGTGCCTGAAGATTGCGATCAAGCCTACCACATGTATTATCTCGTGATGCCATCACTGGAGAAAAGGCAATCGTTGATTGCATATCTCAGGTCACACAACATCATTTCCGTATTTCATTATCAATCACTTCATCTTTCCGACATGGGTAAAAAATATGGAGGCAAACCGGGCGACTGTCCCGTTACTGAGCGTATGAGCGACTGTCTGCTTAGACTTCCTTTCTTCAACGACATGTCGGTTGATCAGCAGTTCAGAGTAATCAATGCAATAAAACAATGGAAGTAA
- a CDS encoding TolC family protein, translating to MLRWSFVIVLAIGIGCSREYYVRDADKETYAALEERNTNSWTIPDLDIIPPPESRIFVPGNMVKPPQPLDDSYAHEYMLYANGIRGSTIWDNYGYTDNWDNPDWMAYLPLDKNGAVPLNAERAVLLGQIHSIFFRTELENLYLTALALTLNRFEFACQWYLTNSTFFQHFGTNGYPTESNTVTTNTNLGFTKAFSTGGQLLIDFANSFVFEYTGPNHYRVNSSISGTFLQPLLRNGGKYVRMETLTQGERNVLYAIRDFARFRKQYYFNLSMRDGGYLGLQLAEQNIRNQEDNVRRLEQIYQLHQFLIAKGGSISQVQLDQIFLGLKQAQATLIQTRTFYENALDNYKYTLGLPPALPVKLENTLLEQFALTTPEMDSIQNDLAALDLKIRQNDQPPVLSELKSMTETCRQIIERTQTVSQSVVKELDTRLKSLPKETADPDAQQARLDLTQLTERMTDLSTELSKLHGGLNQLLKEITENERARDFERLKRRVRELLAIQGDLLVYQTQVRVYAVQLKHFNFTEDECIRIALENRLDLMNEKARVVDSWRRLNISANGLLPGLNIVSGMNIGDIPLNSHPYDFAAQASSYRIGVQLDGPLNRQIERNTFRTSIIQYHRVRRAYLNRCDSVVQSLRRNLRQLQTDRLNFEIARQSLIAAARQLEATRIRLLIGGDLNPATGTLDTLSALSSLLAAKNTLIANWVNYETGRLQLLLDMELLQLDERGIYHDDQTIAIVPNHD from the coding sequence ATGCTCCGTTGGAGCTTCGTCATAGTTTTGGCGATTGGTATTGGCTGTTCTCGCGAATACTACGTTCGTGATGCAGACAAGGAGACCTATGCTGCGCTGGAGGAACGGAACACCAACTCCTGGACCATTCCTGACCTAGATATTATCCCGCCGCCGGAATCGCGGATTTTTGTACCCGGCAATATGGTGAAGCCACCTCAACCGCTGGATGATTCCTACGCTCACGAATACATGCTTTACGCTAACGGTATTCGTGGATCAACCATCTGGGATAACTATGGTTACACGGACAACTGGGATAATCCCGATTGGATGGCCTATCTGCCACTCGATAAGAACGGTGCTGTCCCCTTGAACGCGGAGCGTGCAGTTCTGCTGGGGCAGATCCACAGCATTTTCTTTCGAACTGAACTTGAAAACCTCTACCTGACTGCGTTGGCACTTACACTCAACCGGTTTGAATTCGCCTGTCAATGGTATCTGACCAACAGCACCTTCTTCCAGCACTTTGGTACCAATGGCTACCCGACTGAATCGAATACAGTGACCACCAACACCAATTTGGGCTTTACCAAAGCTTTCTCGACGGGTGGCCAACTTCTCATTGATTTCGCCAACAGTTTTGTATTTGAATACACCGGGCCAAATCACTACCGGGTAAACAGTTCTATCAGCGGTACATTCCTTCAGCCTCTGCTGCGAAATGGTGGCAAGTACGTTCGCATGGAAACTCTAACACAGGGCGAACGCAATGTACTGTATGCCATCCGCGATTTCGCCCGATTTCGCAAACAGTATTATTTCAATCTCTCCATGCGTGATGGTGGATACCTTGGATTACAACTGGCTGAGCAGAACATCAGGAATCAGGAAGATAATGTTCGAAGACTGGAACAGATTTATCAACTGCATCAATTTCTGATTGCCAAGGGTGGTTCGATTTCCCAGGTACAGCTTGACCAGATTTTCCTGGGACTAAAGCAGGCACAGGCCACACTGATTCAAACCCGAACTTTCTATGAAAACGCTTTGGATAATTATAAGTACACTCTTGGATTGCCACCTGCGTTGCCTGTCAAACTGGAGAATACATTGCTTGAACAGTTTGCACTGACAACACCTGAGATGGATTCCATTCAAAACGATCTGGCAGCCCTGGATCTCAAAATCAGGCAAAATGATCAGCCACCGGTATTGAGTGAATTGAAGAGCATGACTGAAACCTGTCGTCAGATCATTGAGCGAACACAAACCGTTTCGCAAAGCGTGGTAAAAGAACTGGATACCCGATTGAAATCACTGCCAAAAGAAACTGCTGATCCAGATGCTCAACAAGCCAGGCTGGATTTAACTCAACTGACTGAACGCATGACAGATTTGAGCACTGAATTAAGCAAGCTGCATGGAGGACTGAACCAACTACTCAAAGAGATAACTGAAAACGAAAGAGCCAGAGATTTTGAGCGCCTTAAACGACGAGTAAGGGAGTTGCTGGCAATTCAGGGCGACTTGCTGGTTTATCAAACACAAGTTCGTGTATACGCAGTTCAGTTAAAGCACTTCAACTTCACTGAAGATGAATGTATTCGCATCGCACTGGAAAATAGATTGGATTTAATGAATGAGAAAGCCAGAGTGGTGGATAGCTGGCGACGTCTTAATATTTCAGCTAATGGCTTACTTCCAGGCCTCAATATCGTTTCTGGGATGAATATTGGCGATATTCCACTTAATTCTCATCCTTACGATTTTGCTGCACAGGCCAGTTCATATCGCATTGGCGTTCAATTGGATGGCCCATTGAACAGGCAGATCGAAAGAAATACTTTCCGAACCAGTATTATACAGTATCATAGAGTACGACGAGCCTACCTCAATCGGTGCGATTCGGTGGTTCAGTCGTTGCGAAGAAATTTGCGCCAACTGCAAACCGACCGACTGAACTTTGAAATCGCCCGCCAAAGCCTGATCGCTGCTGCTAGACAATTGGAAGCCACCCGCATCCGGCTTTTGATTGGCGGCGATCTAAACCCAGCAACCGGCACGCTTGACACCCTCAGTGCTCTTTCCTCCCTGCTGGCTGCTAAAAACACGCTGATTGCCAACTGGGTTAACTATGAAACCGGTAGGCTACAGCTTTTGCTCGATATGGAATTACTTCAACTTGACGAAAGGGGGATTTACCATGACGACCAAACTATCGCCATTGTCCCCAACCATGATTGA
- a CDS encoding HlyD family efflux transporter periplasmic adaptor subunit, with product MTTKLSPLSPTMIETTFNPSRVLETDTMQKDLLPTTVTSELAMSTAYPVAPTHIVHVSHEIIPSPSYDVQAQTTSRRLWIPYAFTALVALGAGYLWFRPAPGVVSITEPPLTLISATKAPLDVCLIEQGVIESNSTVLITNPITSAPVTVTSMVPYGTRVKKGDVIAKLDLSSLHSTMADQQSKILAARMKLQEAQEALDALKTKNEGELASMDLQMEFAQSDLNRYVNEEKQVELNDRRGQISMAERDLREAEEKMSYFRTFHKRGFISSEQLKAKEAELERSRFALAQNQSRLKIYERYMVPRQERTLQAKVDELKREYSKLKKTQSAALLKAQNDITTCKAGLTSEENKLTLLQTQLANVEVIAPRDGIVAAPPAEAQKTRPAQGSTLQPSQAIFSMPQLDKVCVKVRLGESEMRKLQTRQKARITLDDESGAQYQGTLEKVDFQAESTWTRPDGQPKDFVALVSITNNEPLDWTYLGQKARVEFTLDTLPDALQVPASAITEKEGRSYVMVMTRDGLMPRELRTGCTDGKKVEIRQGLEPGEKVVVSSKLKLNETVDIQPAKLVVATP from the coding sequence ATGACGACCAAACTATCGCCATTGTCCCCAACCATGATTGAAACGACTTTTAACCCGTCCCGTGTTCTTGAGACTGATACGATGCAGAAGGATCTGCTTCCCACTACGGTAACTTCGGAACTGGCTATGAGCACGGCTTACCCCGTTGCTCCAACACATATTGTGCATGTCAGTCACGAAATCATCCCTTCGCCATCTTACGATGTACAAGCACAAACTACATCAAGAAGGCTCTGGATTCCTTATGCATTCACTGCACTGGTTGCACTCGGTGCTGGCTACCTCTGGTTTCGTCCCGCTCCTGGAGTGGTAAGTATCACTGAACCACCGCTCACACTGATCAGTGCCACAAAAGCTCCGCTGGACGTTTGTCTGATTGAACAAGGCGTCATCGAGTCAAACTCGACTGTTCTGATCACTAACCCAATTACTTCTGCACCCGTGACCGTTACATCAATGGTCCCTTATGGTACCCGGGTCAAGAAGGGCGATGTGATTGCCAAGCTCGATCTTTCCAGCCTGCACTCCACCATGGCAGATCAGCAAAGCAAGATTCTCGCGGCAAGAATGAAACTGCAGGAAGCCCAGGAAGCCCTCGATGCCCTCAAGACCAAAAACGAGGGCGAGCTGGCATCCATGGATTTACAAATGGAATTCGCCCAGAGTGATCTGAACCGGTACGTGAATGAAGAGAAACAGGTGGAACTGAATGATCGCCGAGGACAGATTTCCATGGCTGAACGCGACCTGCGTGAAGCTGAAGAAAAAATGTCCTACTTTAGAACGTTTCACAAACGAGGCTTCATCAGCAGTGAGCAATTAAAAGCCAAGGAAGCAGAGCTGGAACGTTCTCGTTTTGCCCTGGCACAGAATCAGTCTCGACTCAAAATCTATGAACGATACATGGTGCCGCGCCAGGAACGTACCCTGCAGGCAAAAGTGGATGAGTTGAAACGAGAATATAGCAAATTGAAAAAGACACAAAGTGCAGCCCTGCTGAAAGCACAGAATGATATCACAACTTGTAAAGCTGGATTAACTTCGGAAGAGAATAAGCTTACCCTGTTGCAAACTCAACTGGCTAACGTCGAGGTAATAGCCCCGCGTGATGGTATCGTCGCCGCTCCACCAGCGGAAGCACAAAAGACCCGACCTGCTCAAGGCTCAACACTCCAACCAAGTCAGGCGATATTTTCGATGCCTCAATTGGACAAGGTGTGTGTCAAAGTCAGGTTGGGCGAGTCAGAAATGCGCAAACTGCAAACTAGGCAGAAAGCTCGCATCACCTTGGATGATGAGTCTGGCGCTCAATACCAGGGAACTTTGGAGAAAGTGGATTTTCAGGCAGAATCGACTTGGACCAGGCCTGATGGACAACCCAAGGATTTTGTTGCTCTCGTCTCCATCACCAATAATGAGCCTCTGGATTGGACATATCTCGGTCAGAAAGCTCGAGTCGAATTCACACTCGATACGTTGCCCGATGCGTTACAGGTTCCAGCTTCTGCTATCACTGAAAAGGAAGGCAGATCCTACGTGATGGTCATGACTAGGGATGGATTAATGCCACGCGAACTTCGCACTGGTTGTACGGATGGCAAAAAGGTTGAAATCCGTCAGGGACTTGAGCCTGGTGAGAAAGTTGTTGTTTCATCTAAACTGAAACTGAACGAAACAGTTGATATTCAACCAGCCAAGCTGGTCGTGGCAACACCATGA
- a CDS encoding translation initiation factor IF-3 has protein sequence MFREPPRAPVQDRGPRINEQIRLSPIRVVGAEGEQLGILPTMQALEKARELGLDLVEVAPTERPPVCRIMDYGKFRFEQSKKAAKSAKSHQQKQKEIRVSPVTGQHDIDVKLNQAHKFLQHHDKVRICVRFRGRQLQHIEEGKKILESMIEKLSDVGKVESPPRMEGKQMAALVAPKSGH, from the coding sequence ATTTTCCGCGAACCCCCTCGTGCTCCGGTCCAGGACCGTGGCCCACGCATCAACGAACAGATTCGACTGAGTCCGATTCGTGTAGTAGGCGCTGAAGGAGAACAACTTGGTATCCTTCCCACGATGCAAGCATTGGAAAAGGCCCGTGAACTTGGCCTCGACCTGGTAGAAGTTGCGCCGACCGAGCGACCACCAGTCTGCAGAATTATGGATTATGGAAAGTTCCGTTTTGAACAATCCAAGAAGGCAGCCAAGTCTGCCAAGTCACATCAGCAGAAACAGAAAGAAATTCGAGTCAGTCCAGTCACTGGACAGCACGACATAGATGTCAAGCTCAACCAGGCACACAAGTTCCTTCAACATCACGATAAGGTTCGCATCTGTGTCCGATTCCGCGGCAGACAGTTGCAACATATTGAAGAAGGAAAAAAAATACTCGAAAGTATGATCGAGAAGCTTTCAGACGTCGGCAAAGTGGAAAGTCCACCTCGAATGGAAGGCAAGCAGATGGCTGCCTTAGTTGCCCCCAAATCAGGGCATTAA
- the plsY gene encoding glycerol-3-phosphate 1-O-acyltransferase PlsY yields MVFVILVIVICYLIGAIPFGYLVARWVKGIDIREHGSKNIGATNVGRVLGLKWFFVVFLLDFIKAGVPVSILLWGWLPDVTPETWPHSGVAALAGLAILIGNMFPVYLNFRGGKGAATGTGVMLPMAPWSLLAAILTFLVVFFTTRYVSLGSILAALVLSVTQLAIQRNNALSGENLPVTLLCLAGTVLVIWRHRSNLVRLWNGTENRITKNPKKL; encoded by the coding sequence ATTGTGTTTGTTATTCTGGTAATTGTCATCTGTTATCTGATTGGAGCGATTCCTTTTGGTTATCTGGTAGCCAGATGGGTGAAGGGAATCGATATTCGTGAGCATGGCAGCAAGAATATTGGAGCTACCAATGTTGGACGAGTGCTGGGTCTGAAGTGGTTCTTCGTGGTCTTTTTGTTGGACTTCATTAAGGCAGGAGTGCCCGTCAGTATCCTCCTATGGGGATGGTTGCCCGATGTTACTCCAGAGACTTGGCCACATTCAGGTGTCGCTGCACTGGCAGGTCTTGCCATATTGATCGGAAATATGTTTCCTGTTTACCTGAATTTTCGTGGTGGCAAAGGGGCGGCAACAGGAACGGGTGTCATGCTGCCGATGGCGCCCTGGTCATTGCTAGCTGCGATTCTTACTTTTCTGGTGGTCTTCTTCACCACGCGATATGTTTCGCTGGGATCAATACTCGCAGCTTTGGTGTTATCCGTAACACAATTGGCAATACAGAGAAATAATGCCCTTTCGGGAGAGAATTTACCGGTTACTTTGCTCTGTTTGGCAGGAACTGTTCTGGTTATCTGGCGGCATCGCAGCAATCTCGTTCGATTATGGAATGGAACCGAAAATCGAATCACCAAAAATCCGAAGAAACTATAA
- the carA gene encoding glutamine-hydrolyzing carbamoyl-phosphate synthase small subunit, translated as MPYPVAKLALEDGSVYTGTGFGATGETSGEVVFNTSLSGYQEVLTDPSYRGQIVTMTYPHIGNTGINKEDRESPKPQVQGFIVREADRRPSNFRSEASLQDYLAENKVLGIEGIDTRSLVRRLRVRGAMNGVLSTTCLDDAELLKKAKSTPPMLGRDLVKEVVPAEAFVWKKGGLDHFLTKEIIPAGKSRHRIVAMDFGMKWNILRCLTHVGCEVTVVPGTATAEEVLKYEPEGIFLSNGPGDPAALGGIIQNIHKLCQTGKPVFGICLGHQLLGHALGGKTFKLKFGHRGANQPVLNRQTNRVEITTQNHGFAVDIDSLPSDVAATHINLNDNTLEGLRHKTKPIFCVQYHPEAAAGPHDSMYLFEEFVKTMR; from the coding sequence ATGCCTTACCCTGTTGCTAAGCTCGCTCTCGAAGATGGATCAGTTTACACCGGCACCGGATTTGGCGCCACAGGTGAAACCTCTGGTGAGGTTGTTTTTAATACCAGTCTTTCTGGCTACCAGGAAGTGCTGACCGATCCGAGCTACCGCGGACAGATCGTCACCATGACCTATCCGCACATCGGCAACACTGGAATTAATAAAGAAGATCGCGAATCCCCCAAGCCTCAGGTTCAAGGATTCATCGTACGGGAAGCAGATCGCCGCCCCAGCAATTTTCGCAGTGAAGCCAGCCTGCAGGATTATCTCGCAGAGAATAAAGTCCTGGGCATCGAAGGAATCGATACCCGTTCGCTGGTCAGGCGACTGCGAGTGCGTGGAGCCATGAATGGCGTACTTTCCACAACATGCCTGGATGATGCAGAACTTCTGAAAAAAGCCAAATCGACCCCTCCCATGCTGGGACGCGATCTTGTCAAAGAAGTTGTACCAGCGGAAGCATTCGTCTGGAAAAAAGGGGGGCTTGATCATTTCCTCACGAAGGAGATTATTCCTGCTGGCAAATCCAGACACCGAATTGTGGCTATGGATTTTGGCATGAAGTGGAACATCCTTCGTTGCCTGACACATGTTGGCTGCGAGGTAACTGTAGTTCCAGGTACCGCTACCGCTGAAGAAGTGTTGAAGTATGAACCTGAAGGCATTTTCCTCAGCAATGGTCCGGGCGACCCTGCAGCACTGGGCGGCATCATCCAGAACATCCATAAGTTGTGCCAGACTGGAAAACCAGTCTTTGGCATTTGCCTGGGACATCAACTGCTGGGCCATGCACTAGGCGGCAAGACATTCAAGCTGAAGTTTGGACATCGCGGCGCCAACCAGCCTGTCCTCAACCGACAGACAAACCGAGTGGAGATTACTACACAGAATCATGGATTTGCAGTGGATATTGATTCCCTACCATCGGATGTTGCAGCCACCCACATCAATCTGAATGACAACACTCTCGAAGGTCTTCGCCATAAAACCAAGCCCATCTTCTGTGTGCAATATCACCCTGAAGCCGCAGCCGGCCCACACGACAGCATGTATCTCTTTGAAGAATTCGTAAAGACCATGCGATAA